AAGCTAACCTCATTTTTATAAACAGAATAAAGGATAATGTTATCTACATAATCATGTTCATTTGAAGGCTTTTTTACAATATCTAAAAAATTATTGTCTTTTACTGGATTAGAAGGGTTAATTAAGACGGAGTATGTTTTAATTTTAGATGAAATAATGTTTTTTCTATCTTCATCTTGATCTCTTTTTATCTCATTGATAGATTCTGGATGAATTATAATTTTCTGTTCAGAATCATTTAAAACTCCAAGAAGTTTTTGTAAATTATCTGAAATGACTTCGTGATTTTCACGGTAGATAAATATATTTGTATCAATGAGAATGCGCATTTCATCACCCAATCATTATAATATCAATTTTCATGCCAATATTTTTAATGAATATTACAAATAAATAGTTTTCTTTTTAACTTCTATGATACCATAATTTAAAAAAATAGTTTAAATTATTTAATTAACATACGATGTTTATAAAAGATTAGTTGAGAAAATTTACTTTCATATTAAAGAGATTTTTGAAAAACCTGTAAAAATTCGTAAAATTTTTGCGGCCCGAAAAATCATAGATTTTCGACGCCTCTAAAATAGGGAGAGGATAAGATTTATAATCCGATTATTACTATGGAATAACCGTCTTAAAACATTTATTTTCCTTAAAAAAGATACCCAAATTATTTAATGAAATCATAAAACTATTAAAAATAATCATAACAATCAAAAAACAGAGGCATCAAAAATCCTCTAAAAACATAAATTAAAATAAAAAGGAGAATTATTATATGAAAATACTTGTAGTGGGAACAGGAGCAAGGGAACATGCAATCTGTAAGGCAATAGATGGAAACGCTGAATTATATTCAATTATGAGCAATAAAAACCCTGGAATAGCCCGAATATCCAGATACCAGATTTCAGATGAAAATGATATTGAAAGGGTCATGAAGTTTGCAGAAGATACTAACATTGATATAGCTGTAATTGGTCCTGAAGCACCTCTTGAAAAAGGTATTGTGGATGCACTGGAGGGTGCAGGAGTTGGATGTGTTGGTCCTACCAGAGAAGCTGCTAAAATCGAAACAGATAAGGTTTTTATGAGAAACCTCTTTGAAAATTACAAAATAGACGGCTCTCTTGTCTACAGGGTGTTCGATAACTACGATGATATCAGTGATTTTATCGATGACTTTGGTGGGGATGTCGTAATCAAACCAGTGGGTTTAACCGGTGGAAAAGGTGTTAAAATTATGGGGGAGCAATTAAAAGATGCTGAAGAAGCTAAAAAATACTCTAAAGAAATAATAGACACTAAAATGGGCGGACATGCCAAAGTAGTGATTGAAGAAAGAGCTATTGGAGAAGAATTCACTGTTCAGGCATTTGTAGACGGTAAAAACGTTACTCCTATGCCTGCGGTTCAGGATCATCCCTATGCATTTGAAGGTGATGAGGGACCTATCACCGGAGGAATGGGTTCTTATTCAGATAAAGGAGGATTACTCCCATTTTTAGATCAAAATAGCTATGATAAATCAGTTAAAATAATGAAAGATACAGTTAAGGCTATTAATAAAGAAGCTGGACCTTACAGGGGATTTTTATACGGACAGTTCATGTTATGCCGGGACGGCCCAAAACTAATTGAATACAACGCAAGATTTGGAGATCCTGAAGCTATGAATGTTTTAAAGCTCCTTAAAACAAATTTTGTGGATATTTGCGAGGGTATTGTTGATGGAAACCTTAAAGGAGCTAAATTTGCTGATAAGGCCACCGTTTGCAAGTATATAGTTCCAGAGGGTTATCCTGGAAACGCTGTTCCAGATCAGCTTATAGATGTTAATGAAGCTAAGATCGATGAGATAGGCGCACAGGTTTACTATGCTGCTGTTAATGAAAAGAAGGGGAAGGTCTACACATCATCTTCAAGAGCTTTAGGTATAGTTTCTACCGGTGAAACAATTGAAGAAGCTGAAATGATCTGTGAAAACGCTACAAAATATGTGAAAGGTAATGTTTATCATCGAAGGGATGTTGGAACCCGTGATCTTATACAGAAAAGAATTAACCATATGAGAGAACTTAAAAAATAAGATTCTTTTTATGGAAAAAATTGATATATTATGTTTTAAATAATCTTTTCTTTGACTATTAAATCCAGCTATGAAAATTTTGGAGTGAAATAATGAAACATCTTTTATCAATGGAAGATGCCAGACACCATGTAGATGAAATACTGGATCTTTCAGGGAAGTTTAAAAGGCAGGAAATTCCTGGAGAGCCTTTAGCTAAAAAAACGCTGGCTATGGTGTTTGAAAAGGCTTCAACAAGAACAAGGATCTCTTTTGAAGTTGGAATGTACCAGCTTGGTGGAA
This genomic interval from Methanobacterium sp. contains the following:
- the purD gene encoding phosphoribosylamine--glycine ligase, encoding MKILVVGTGAREHAICKAIDGNAELYSIMSNKNPGIARISRYQISDENDIERVMKFAEDTNIDIAVIGPEAPLEKGIVDALEGAGVGCVGPTREAAKIETDKVFMRNLFENYKIDGSLVYRVFDNYDDISDFIDDFGGDVVIKPVGLTGGKGVKIMGEQLKDAEEAKKYSKEIIDTKMGGHAKVVIEERAIGEEFTVQAFVDGKNVTPMPAVQDHPYAFEGDEGPITGGMGSYSDKGGLLPFLDQNSYDKSVKIMKDTVKAINKEAGPYRGFLYGQFMLCRDGPKLIEYNARFGDPEAMNVLKLLKTNFVDICEGIVDGNLKGAKFADKATVCKYIVPEGYPGNAVPDQLIDVNEAKIDEIGAQVYYAAVNEKKGKVYTSSSRALGIVSTGETIEEAEMICENATKYVKGNVYHRRDVGTRDLIQKRINHMRELKK